The Tripterygium wilfordii isolate XIE 37 chromosome 21, ASM1340144v1, whole genome shotgun sequence genome segment CATTAAAACGCAGCAGAACAGGATATGGTGAACTGCCATGAatgtaaagaaaacacaaactttAAAATGTGATGATTAATTGCAGATGATGGTACTCAACTTAGTAGTATGAACTAGTTGATATAGAGCAAGAGCTCAGcatcttttcaataaaaatgccAAAGACGTGTTGACTCATCTAAAGTCTCTTGTCAAAAGTCTTCACTAGCAAACAATTGCTTACAGCTATTATTTTCATAATTGATGACCATATCGCAGTTAATGAAGGGTCCATGTTTCATAAAAAAAGAGGTATGCCCTTAGGGATCGCAGTCAATCATCTCAATGATTGATCTATCACTTTCTGGTTCAATCACTAGATTTTGTAgatccctacacttacatcaatcaagggataagatgaattattgggatgactgagatcccATTTACTagaatccctaacatttttgatcTTCTAATAGAAGGTGTTTAATGTATGTTAAGAAGTAATCTATGATTAGTTTTACGTTTTAGGAAGATGCTTGGAAGGTgcaaaagataaagaaaactTATAAGAAGGTGCAACACAAAGTTTACGTTGTTATGAAGTCTACTTAGCAAGTCTTGTTTTGTCTACTAGCGTTAGTGTGCAAGTTGCATGAAGAAACTCGAACTGATCAATGCCAACTCTTCCATCTCTGGCTTCAACTGGATTGGATCGCATGTAACAAGAATGAAGATTAAACTGTCACTTGTTTTCAGCAATCCGATCCCAATTGACAATAGTAACCAGGGTCGGCCCTTGCTCAAAGCAACCCAAGCTAGGGCTTTAAGCACTAATCGGCTTAGCGCATcacaatttttaaatttttttttacacctAACACATTAGTTCAACGGTCCAGCCCAAAATTagccaaaaaaaattctaataagtTTCCTCATCCCTCTGCTCTCGATTAGGCCTCAACACTCATGCACACCATAACACAAAAGAAGAGGAGTCCGGCTACTTATTCAGAGGGATTGTTGCAATAGAACAAATTCTCAAACCGATTCTTTATTGCAGGTGTTTAAGTAACCACATGCTCAAATCATAATCGAAAATAACATTTTTAAGAGTTTTACTGACAAGACAAAAGATGCAGATTGCACCCAGTATGTTTGTGTAATATGGTTATGGACCCTATGGATATGGTAATGGCCTTGAGATCAGAACTCTGTTCCACTGCTTGAACATCCGAGAGCATCTCTCTTTTCTGCATTAGTACAATGCGAACTCGAGTTTCCAAAATTAGCAAAGATTTTTCAGGATAAGAGAGAAGACTTTGACTTGTATTACAAACCCCAAGTCTTCTTAGTTGCTATCATAACTTGATTACGGGGAGTAACGTTTCTGGCAAAATTATGACCACTTTACTTGCCAAGACTTTGTGCTTTTAGAGAGGCTACTGGGATATTCGGATTAGGGTTAGGACCAGTGCTTAGTACTGGTACACtagaaattttttgaaaaattcataaatgtgtagtattgtGAATGACATATCTAGCGGTATATTCTTTGTTCGATACACAAATCATCGCGATCGAAAATCATCGCAGCTTAACCCCTAGGCCACTAAGGCTGCCGCCTAGAGCCCCATATTTTTGAGGGCCCAAAATTCTATTTTTTGTACACTTGATAATTGTGACATTATGGGTCCAAAAGAATTAAAAAGCTAACTATTAACCTATTATCGAACGGGTTTACACGTGTCTAGTCCGATCCAAGTTTGTGTTTAGTGAGTTGTCCAAAGGACACAACACTTGTTCTCgagaaaaaattatttgacaATGATGTTTCAGTAAAAGAGAGAAGACTTTGACTTGTATTACAAAGCCCTAGTCTTCTCAGTTCCAATCATAATTCACAACTTGAGTACGGGGAGTGACGTTTCTGGCAAAACTATGACCAGAATCCTTGCCAAGACAATGCTTTCAGAGGCTACTGTGATATTATTCAACAAGCTTGGTTTTCCTTGTGGATCAATCGACATAAACAGACAACAATTAGTTCTCATAgaatatgaaattttacataaaCAAATTCACCCATCTTGCACAGGAATACAGAGGAAGACAAAGCACTTGTCCGTATCAGCAACTACCTTTCCCAAACGATATGTGCTTGTTCAAAACATCATAGTAAACATTCAGTGAACGTTGTTGATGGCCACCAATAATGTTCAAGTCTGTATCATGCTTGTTTCCTGCAAAGGCCAAGCAAGATTGAGACTCTATCTCTCGCCAGAGAACAGCTGATGAATCTAGTTGCACATCCTGGGAGCCTTCGAAATGCAGTACCATATTTGGAACTGGCACACTGTTCTGTTCTGTAAGGTTATAGCATGTGTCCAACTTCTCTGACAATGGTGGAGCCTCAGAGTATCCTGACATAAGTTTCTTGAACTCTGATTTAAGAGCTTCATGGACTGATCCAGGTAGACGACTGATCGTTGTGCCAGAATCAACTCTAATACTTAGTAGTGAAGAACCCATGTAGGCTTTCATATCCAATCTTGTTTGGCCAATAGTGATACCAACAAGGTTTACTTAATAGTGGGATAGTTCTCCATTAGGGGAGGGATTCTCAAGTGcgggatcccacactttatttaaagtgcgggattcatctaacaccattcatgcgTGGGCCCCATCACGTGTGGGgaccacacttacacataatgaatggtgttagatggatcccttattttaaataaagtgagggatccctcacttgagaattttcaccATTAGGGTTCCCCAAAAGTGATATGAAATATGTAGGGTCAAACTTGCAAGGCGGAAAATGCCAAAACACCAAACATGATAAAACCTGTGGAGCTCTTTGAGGATGGGAGACAGTGACATAAGAGCCCATTATAATTTGCACTTGTAGCTTGTGAGATAAGAGAATCACTTCTAGGTCCAATGGCTAGCAACCCATTTGCTCCATCAAAATCACCACCACTACTTACACTGCAACCAAAGACAAAGTCATGAACGTAAAGTACGATGAAAAAGTCAAGGTATCACGAACCAATGAGCCGTCGTTGTATTTCATGGTGTATTCACATTCTGATGCAGAAGAATTACTGCAAGGattggagaaagttgaggatGTAGAAGTGTCAAAAATGGACATTTGGGAATTGTTGCAGTTACTTTGGGAACATGATTTACATTGCTTTATCCAAGTGATATCACTGCCTGTGTCGAGAAACAGGTTAAAGTCCTGCCTGGGAGTGCCAAAACCAACTGTGACACCAAAACTTTCGGCAGCTAATTCTCTCACAGGTACCTTTAAAGAATCCAAATCGTTATCTTTGCTAGTGAAACTCAATGAGCGAACCTGGGATTCTTCATCTTGGGCAAGATCTGAATTGGAAGGTGAAAAAGGTTTGTATCTATGGCCTTGAAACCCTGGATTCACCTGTCCTCTTGCTTCACAAAGGCATCGCTCATTCAAACACAAGAATATTAAAACACAGCAGAAAAGGATATGGTGAACTGCCATGAatgtaaagaaaacacaaacctACAAAATATGGTGATTGTAGATGATACTCAAGTTAGTAATATGAACAAGTTCATATTGAGCAAGAGCACAGCTATTATTTTCATAATTGATGACCAATGTATGCCACATGGTTGCTGTCGGCAATCCAAACCCAAATGACAACGTTAACACTGGATGGAGGGCTTTATCTATGTAGTATTATCCACCGGGTAGCAACCATTAACTCGAATAAATGTTGCAATCTCCTGCaataaatgaaaaagaagaagaggaatccGGCTACTTATTCAGAGGGATTGTTGCAATAGAGCAAATGCTCAAACCAATTCTTTATTGAAGGTGTTAAGTAACCATGCACACAAATCATAGTTGAAAATAACATTTTAAGAGTTTTATTGACAAGACAAAAGAAACAGAGTGGAAAcaaacaagcaaacaaaaattaaacccTGAACAAAATAAACCTGACAATCAAAATGTATGTCAGTAACATGTTTACCTACACCATTATGGAACTGAAGAAAGACTGACCTGCAAATGTGTTAAAGCATTTTGGCATCGAGGCTCTGCTATAGAAGCTTCAAAGTCTATGTAAAAGAGAGTGTAAGTACCTAGCACCAGAGATAAATAAATTGTTAAAACATTGGGAACTCATGGTATGCTGGCCATTCCATCTACAggggaaaaaataaatcaaatgcaATATTTTTACTTGCTACAGCCAATCTTTTTTATGATTATTGCTTTACCGTTTTggtcaaaaaaaatttgcattaAAGCCAACACAATATCATGACATGGATGCAGATTGATCCCTATTCCACCATGAATTCTATGCATTATCATGTACATAATTTATGtatgctttttttttggtaggtaaATAGGAGTGGGGGCTTGAACTTGGGTACACGCAATTCTCTACAACATGTTCTTATTGGAAATGAGAGTGATTACCAATACAGGTCATAAATATGTTTTGGTGAGTATTTGTGAGAATTGCAAATCACAGAAACAGCTTCTCTACAACGTGGGATTGGAACAACAACTCTTTGAGAATTCATGCTTGGTTTATGATGTATGGGCGGCAATGAGATCCTGCATATCTAAAGATTATTTGACAACTCATGTTAAAGAAAGAACAGCCTAGGCCCACTTCCATAAATGGGCAGAGGTAAGTAAGTACTAAGTAGGCTTTCTACACCATCTTTTTTTGTGTGTAGATTATACACCATTTGGTGCATCAAAAGGCTAATTGGAACAGATACAATACAAATCAGACCTTGAAGTGTATAGCTTGgatgttttcttcaattgagaaGAATTTTCGACAGACATGGTGTAAT includes the following:
- the LOC119987794 gene encoding aspartyl protease AED1-like, which codes for MAVHHILFCCVLIFLCLNERCLCEARGQVNPGFQGHRYKPFSPSNSDLAQDEESQVRSLSFTSKDNDLDSLKVPVRELAAESFGVTVGFGTPRQDFNLFLDTGSDITWIKQCKSCSQSNCNNSQMSIFDTSTSSTFSNPCSNSSASECEYTMKYNDGSLVRDTLTFSSVSSGGDFDGANGLLAIGPRSDSLISQATSANYNGLLCHCLPSSKSSTGFIMFGVLAFSALQV